A stretch of the Meiothermus cerbereus DSM 11376 genome encodes the following:
- the purS gene encoding phosphoribosylformylglycinamidine synthase subunit PurS has product MKYHITLLIELKDGILDPQGRAVEGVLQGLEYPVENVRVGRVLEMELEAQSESDARAAAHNIGKALSNPVMEVFVVEAVKELV; this is encoded by the coding sequence ATGAAATACCATATAACCCTCTTAATTGAGCTCAAAGACGGCATCCTCGACCCGCAGGGACGCGCGGTGGAAGGTGTTTTGCAGGGTCTGGAGTACCCGGTCGAAAACGTGCGGGTAGGGCGGGTGCTGGAGATGGAGCTCGAGGCCCAAAGCGAGTCGGACGCCAGGGCCGCTGCGCACAACATCGGTAAAGCCCTATCCAACCCGGTGATGGAAGTGTTCGTGGTCGAGGCGGTGAAGGAGCTGGTATGA
- the purQ gene encoding phosphoribosylformylglycinamidine synthase subunit PurQ, with protein MKVAVVQFPGSNCDQDALWALQMVGLKAELVWHTARNLEGFQAVLLPGGFSYGDYLRAGALAKFSPVMQEVRRLAERGHPVVGICNGFQVLTEAGLLPGALLANTNLHFTCKEVFLRVERTDLPFTSSYKPGQVVRIPIAHGEGRYYADPQTLEALEQNRQVVFRYAPDPSTPGTAGEAFNPNGSLNHIAGIVNTAGNVLGMMPHPERAVEETLGSADGLPFFISLKQALEVVA; from the coding sequence ATGAAGGTTGCGGTGGTTCAGTTCCCCGGTTCCAACTGTGACCAGGATGCGCTCTGGGCCCTGCAGATGGTGGGGCTAAAAGCTGAGCTGGTCTGGCACACCGCGCGGAACCTCGAGGGCTTTCAGGCCGTGCTCTTGCCCGGTGGCTTCTCCTACGGCGACTACCTGCGGGCCGGGGCTTTAGCCAAGTTTTCGCCCGTGATGCAGGAGGTGCGGCGGCTGGCCGAGCGGGGCCACCCGGTGGTGGGTATCTGCAATGGCTTTCAGGTGCTCACCGAAGCCGGGCTGTTGCCAGGGGCGCTTCTGGCCAACACCAACCTGCACTTCACCTGTAAAGAGGTGTTTCTGCGGGTCGAGCGCACCGACCTGCCCTTCACCAGCAGCTATAAACCAGGGCAGGTGGTGCGAATCCCCATCGCCCACGGCGAGGGCCGCTACTACGCCGACCCCCAAACGCTGGAAGCCCTCGAGCAAAACCGCCAGGTGGTCTTCCGCTATGCGCCAGACCCCAGCACGCCTGGCACGGCAGGGGAGGCTTTCAACCCCAACGGTTCGCTCAATCACATTGCGGGTATCGTCAATACAGCAGGCAATGTGCTGGGCATGATGCCCCACCCCGAACGCGCCGTAGAGGAAACGCTGGGCTCCGCCGACGGACTGCCCTTCTTTATCAGCCTGAAACAAGCCCTCGAGGTAGTGGCCTGA
- a CDS encoding HAD family hydrolase, translating into MTIKAITFDFWGTLFIEGPEYAGQVKNLRNEILLDAASEAGIPAEPAAVMEAWRQAALDFDAAWNAGQVMTPFERVTRIFAYLGLPYDEGQVALTTQRIVEAALQGNLIPLPGVLEALPRLAQHYTLGIVSDTGVSTGHILREQLKRHKLHDLFSGFSFSDETGVVKPKPEAFLAALDEMGAKPQEALHVGDIPRTDIAGAFQTGYPYAVLYTGHTHRNGQPEPTARISNHQELIPLLKDVIGHPPRAL; encoded by the coding sequence ATGACCATCAAAGCAATCACTTTCGACTTCTGGGGCACCCTTTTCATCGAAGGCCCGGAGTACGCCGGGCAGGTCAAAAACCTGCGCAACGAGATCCTGCTGGACGCAGCCTCCGAAGCCGGGATTCCTGCCGAACCCGCCGCAGTCATGGAGGCCTGGCGGCAGGCCGCTTTGGACTTCGATGCGGCCTGGAACGCCGGTCAGGTCATGACCCCCTTCGAACGGGTCACGCGCATTTTTGCCTACCTGGGCCTGCCTTACGACGAGGGGCAGGTCGCCCTCACCACCCAGCGCATCGTCGAGGCGGCCCTGCAGGGCAACCTGATCCCGCTGCCAGGGGTGCTCGAGGCCCTGCCCCGGCTGGCCCAGCACTACACCCTGGGCATCGTGTCGGATACCGGCGTTTCCACCGGGCACATCCTGCGCGAGCAGCTCAAACGCCACAAGCTGCACGACCTGTTCAGCGGTTTTTCCTTCTCCGACGAGACCGGCGTGGTCAAGCCCAAGCCCGAGGCCTTCCTGGCCGCGCTGGACGAGATGGGGGCCAAGCCTCAGGAAGCCCTGCACGTGGGCGATATACCCCGCACCGACATCGCCGGAGCCTTCCAAACCGGCTACCCCTACGCGGTGCTCTACACCGGGCACACCCACCGCAACGGGCAGCCCGAGCCCACCGCCCGCATCAGCAACCACCAGGAGCTTATCCCGCTGCTCAAGGATGTAATCGGGCATCCACCGAGGGCCCTGTAA